From Armatimonadota bacterium, the proteins below share one genomic window:
- the apgM gene encoding 2,3-bisphosphoglycerate-independent phosphoglycerate mutase gives MKRLLYVVLDGLADRPVADLQGRTPLEAAPTPHLDDLAARGQQGIVTTVGEGIAPESDVAVMAILGYDPLRYHTGRGPLEALGAGLAFRDGDVALRGNFATVDAGWTILDRRVGRSLQTEEAAALAEAVSREVRLTAAPAEVEVAATVAYRCAVVLRPREGRLSAKISNTDPAYGRVEGLGVARAVAGTTVEECRPLDDSPEAWTTAELVNEFTRKSREVLDAHPVNERRRRRGQPPANAILLRDAGDHLPAVPSLAERFGLSLGCFVEMPVERGIARLLGMAVVEVPPSAGDRERAYRQWARRAAEELPRHGGLYLHLKGPDEPGHDGDCAAKRDVIALIDRAFFGDLLPRLNRDETVVAVTADHATPCSLRAHSDDPVPLLVSGGGVSADGTRAFSEREAARGALGARRGVEILPLLASLLTP, from the coding sequence ATGAAGCGCCTGCTGTACGTGGTGTTGGACGGCCTGGCCGACCGGCCGGTGGCGGACCTGCAGGGCCGCACGCCCCTGGAAGCGGCCCCCACGCCCCACCTGGACGACCTGGCGGCGCGGGGCCAGCAGGGGATCGTGACGACCGTGGGAGAGGGGATCGCCCCCGAGTCGGATGTGGCGGTGATGGCCATCCTGGGCTACGACCCGCTGCGCTACCACACCGGCCGGGGCCCGCTGGAGGCGCTGGGCGCGGGGCTGGCGTTCCGCGACGGCGACGTGGCCCTGCGCGGCAACTTCGCCACCGTGGACGCGGGGTGGACCATCCTGGACCGCCGCGTCGGCCGGTCGCTGCAGACGGAGGAAGCCGCGGCCCTGGCCGAGGCCGTCAGCCGGGAGGTCCGGCTGACGGCGGCGCCCGCCGAGGTGGAGGTGGCGGCCACGGTCGCCTACCGGTGCGCCGTGGTCCTGCGGCCCAGGGAGGGCCGGCTGTCGGCAAAGATCTCCAACACCGACCCCGCCTACGGGCGGGTGGAAGGGCTGGGCGTGGCCCGGGCGGTGGCCGGGACGACGGTGGAGGAGTGCCGCCCCCTGGACGACAGCCCCGAGGCGTGGACCACCGCGGAACTGGTGAACGAATTCACCCGCAAGTCCCGGGAGGTTCTGGACGCCCACCCCGTCAACGAGCGCCGGCGGCGCCGGGGCCAGCCGCCGGCCAACGCGATCCTGCTGCGGGATGCCGGCGACCACCTGCCCGCGGTGCCGTCTCTGGCCGAGCGCTTCGGCCTCTCACTGGGGTGTTTCGTGGAGATGCCTGTGGAGAGAGGCATCGCCCGCCTGCTGGGCATGGCCGTGGTGGAGGTTCCTCCCAGCGCCGGAGACCGGGAGCGGGCCTACCGCCAGTGGGCCCGCCGGGCGGCCGAGGAGCTGCCGCGTCACGGCGGGCTGTACCTGCACCTGAAAGGGCCCGACGAACCCGGGCACGATGGCGACTGCGCGGCCAAGCGGGACGTGATCGCGCTGATCGACCGGGCGTTTTTCGGGGACCTGCTGCCTCGCCTGAACCGGGACGAGACCGTCGTCGCCGTCACCGCCGACCATGCGACGCCCTGCAGCCTGCGGGCCCACTCGGACGACCCGGTGCCGTTGCTGGTGTCGGGAGGCGGGGTGAGCGCCGACGGCACCCGCGCCTTCTCCGAGCGGGAGGCTGCCCGGGGCGCCCTGGGCGCCCGGCGGGGGGTGGAGATCCTGCCGCTGCTGGCAAGCCTGCTGACGCCCTAA